The following are encoded in a window of Acropora muricata isolate sample 2 unplaced genomic scaffold, ASM3666990v1 scaffold_755, whole genome shotgun sequence genomic DNA:
- the LOC136908090 gene encoding uncharacterized protein produces MAEKKKGRPSRFRLPKSACEEQVLADEAVPSSTKYKNKLGLKLFREWQQQREIKVPILDPGGLFQDYELHKVNPVSCEMKDMGVISLSNWLMKFVMEVAKDSGERYPPRTVHGIVCGVKRHVGNKNGDEALNRLDAHDKRYGKLSTLFLLVWYYLFRE; encoded by the coding sequence ATGGctgagaagaagaaaggaagACCGAGTCGTTTCCGTTTGCCGAAAAGTGCATGTGAGGAACAAGTCCTGGCTGATGAAGCTGTTCCATCTTCTacaaagtacaaaaacaaattggGTTTAAAACTGTTTCGGGAATGGCAGCAGCAAAGGGAAATAAAAGTACCGATTTTAGATCCCGGTGGTCTTTTCCAAGATTATGAATTGCACAAGGTTAATCCTGTTAGTTGCGAAATGAAGGATATGGGTGTCATATCTCTAAGCAACTGGCTCATGAAGTTTGTAATGGAAGTCGCCAAAGATTCAGGGGAAAGGTATCCACCCAGAACTGTGCACGGGATAGTATGTGGTGTGAAGCGTCATGTGGGAAACAAAAATGGCGACGAGGCGTTGAATCGACTTGATGCTCATGATAAAAGGTACGGGAAATTAAGCAcgttgtttttgcttgtttggtaTTATTTATTTCGGGAATAG